A genome region from Candidatus Neomarinimicrobiota bacterium includes the following:
- a CDS encoding NifB/NifX family molybdenum-iron cluster-binding protein — protein sequence MKILFPSTGENLDSEMDNRFARADWFVVVDTETMESYALWNGEKEGGHGVGRVVAQYVMDAGVDMVVAPQIGPKAMSALESAGVRTITGKNGIIRRIVEDIVADQ from the coding sequence ATGAAAATCTTATTTCCATCAACAGGCGAGAATCTTGATTCAGAGATGGACAACCGTTTTGCACGGGCGGACTGGTTTGTTGTAGTAGATACGGAAACCATGGAATCTTACGCTTTATGGAACGGAGAAAAAGAAGGCGGACATGGTGTAGGCCGTGTCGTGGCTCAGTATGTGATGGATGCCGGTGTGGATATGGTTGTGGCTCCCCAGATAGGCCCCAAGGCCATGTCTGCTCTCGAAAGTGCCGGTGTCCGGACAATAACCGGTAAAAACGGCATAATTCGTCGTATCGTGGAAGATATTGTGGCTGATCAATGA
- a CDS encoding ATP-binding protein produces MNLAIVSGKGGTGKTTLASNLAAYLSRQRDVRLLDADAEEPNAVLFFRADIHRDVAVSVMVPEILHEKCTRCRKCVDICEYNALMMTRKGVLLSPDLCHSCKACMYVCPEKAILEKPREIGRIREYVCDGYPRLHVIEGDLHRGESRVTPVIDEVLSYAGPCTIVDAPPGTSCPVVETVKHADRVLVVTESTPFGLHDLKGVASMLRLIRRPFQVVINRHGQGDNGVETWCREEGIPVLLKIPFREDYANVIAGGGLLIEHFPRFREDIARLAKDMCRKVL; encoded by the coding sequence ATGAATCTGGCAATCGTCAGCGGAAAAGGGGGAACAGGTAAAACCACCCTTGCATCAAACCTTGCGGCGTATTTGTCCCGACAGCGGGATGTCCGTCTTTTGGATGCCGATGCCGAGGAGCCCAATGCCGTTTTGTTTTTTCGGGCGGATATCCATCGGGATGTGGCGGTGTCCGTAATGGTTCCGGAAATCCTTCATGAAAAATGCACCCGTTGCCGTAAATGTGTGGATATATGTGAATATAATGCCCTGATGATGACCCGGAAAGGAGTCCTGTTGAGTCCGGATTTGTGCCATAGTTGCAAGGCATGTATGTATGTGTGTCCCGAAAAGGCAATTCTTGAAAAGCCCCGGGAAATCGGTCGGATACGTGAGTATGTGTGTGACGGTTATCCCCGTCTTCATGTGATTGAGGGAGATTTGCATCGTGGGGAGAGCCGTGTTACTCCGGTTATTGATGAGGTTTTGAGTTATGCGGGTCCATGTACCATCGTGGATGCCCCACCGGGAACTTCCTGTCCTGTTGTAGAAACGGTAAAACATGCAGACCGTGTTTTGGTCGTAACGGAATCGACACCTTTTGGTTTGCACGATCTGAAAGGTGTTGCATCCATGCTTCGTTTGATTCGACGTCCTTTTCAGGTTGTAATTAACCGTCATGGACAGGGGGATAACGGAGTGGAAACCTGGTGCCGGGAAGAGGGGATTCCTGTTTTATTGAAAATTCCTTTTCGGGAAGATTATGCCAATGTGATCGCCGGCGGCGGTTTATTGATTGAACATTTTCCCCGGTTTCGGGAGGATATAGCCCGCCTGGCAAAAGATATGTGCAGAAAGGTATTATGA
- a CDS encoding ATP-binding protein, whose amino-acid sequence MKELVVISGKGGTGKTSITGALAVLWPDAVFADCDVDASNLPILLNPEIREKMPFSGGKKARILEDNCTGCGLCESLCSFHAISQVGNGMYQVDSLACEGCGLCFRACPTNAIRFEPVINGDLYVSHTVWGKLIHADLYPGEENSGKLVTAVRQKAGEIADAEGKTWILTDGAPGTGCPVIASLTGATGVLIVTEPGVSAIHDLERIVELTNYFSIPAMILINKADISPEQRKRIRAIAKRESIPVLGEIPYHSSFTQSQIKGQPVTLEGEPELRRLFEDLRQDILEKLA is encoded by the coding sequence ATGAAAGAACTTGTGGTCATCAGTGGAAAAGGGGGAACAGGCAAGACCAGCATCACAGGGGCTCTGGCTGTTTTATGGCCCGATGCCGTTTTTGCCGATTGTGATGTGGATGCCTCAAATTTGCCCATCCTCCTGAATCCGGAAATCCGTGAAAAAATGCCCTTCAGCGGTGGGAAAAAGGCAAGAATTTTGGAGGATAACTGCACAGGATGCGGCTTGTGCGAGTCCTTGTGCAGTTTTCATGCCATTTCTCAGGTGGGTAACGGTATGTACCAGGTGGACTCTCTTGCCTGTGAAGGGTGCGGTTTGTGTTTTCGTGCGTGTCCCACGAATGCCATCCGTTTTGAACCTGTTATAAACGGGGATTTGTATGTTTCCCATACAGTCTGGGGAAAACTTATTCATGCAGATTTATACCCCGGTGAAGAGAATTCAGGAAAGCTGGTAACGGCGGTACGGCAGAAAGCCGGGGAAATTGCAGATGCGGAGGGGAAAACGTGGATTCTCACGGATGGGGCACCGGGGACAGGTTGCCCGGTCATTGCTTCCCTTACCGGAGCCACAGGTGTCCTTATTGTGACTGAACCGGGGGTCTCGGCTATCCATGATCTGGAGCGGATCGTGGAATTGACAAATTATTTTTCTATTCCTGCCATGATACTCATCAACAAGGCAGATATTTCTCCTGAACAGAGAAAGCGTATCCGGGCCATTGCCAAAAGGGAGTCTATACCGGTTTTGGGAGAGATTCCTTATCATTCGTCCTTTACTCAGTCCCAGATCAAGGGACAACCTGTCACCCTGGAAGGCGAACCGGAACTG